In Candidatus Latescibacterota bacterium, the genomic window GACCATCTAATGAGCATCACATTCGAAATCAGGAGGATAGCGTGAATCCAGAAGGGAATCTCAAGCAGCGCGGTCAATGGTCTTCCCGTTTCGGTTTTGTCCTCGCGGCCGCCGGTTCCGCCATAGGGCTGGGAAATATCTGGCGCTTTCCATATGTTACGGGAGAAAATGGCGGGGGAGCCTTTCTCTTTCTTTATCTCATCTGCATCCTGCTGCTGGGA contains:
- a CDS encoding sodium-dependent transporter; the protein is MNPEGNLKQRGQWSSRFGFVLAAAGSAIGLGNIWRFPYVTGENGGGAFLFLYLICILLLG